Below is a window of Candidatus Flexicrinis affinis DNA.
GTAGGAACCCCAGCGGGATCAGCCAGCGCTGCGGCAGATGCTTCAAATAGGGGGCCATGGATGCGCTGTACAGGGCGTGACGGGAGTTGACGACCAGCGTGGTGACGATTATCAGCACGGCCGACGCACCCTGCCCCCACAGCGTCGCGCCGATGAACTGCGACGATCCGGCGAACACGAACAGCGACATGCCCATCACGGCCAGCGGAGACAGGCCGACGCTAATCGCAAACGCGCCGAAGATCAGGCCGAACGGGATCGCCCCCGCGACCATCGGAAGCACGGCGATCAGCCCCGCCGCGAACTCTTTCCATCGCGCCGACCAGGGCGCCGCACCTACTGTCGTGATATCCATGGTGCCCATTATTCACGGGCGCAATTGCAAACTGTAGTGCCAATTGCCGCTCACTTGACCGACCACCCACCGGCGCGCAATTGCGCATCGGCTGATAAAATAGCGATTGAAACGACTCCAAAGGGCTTCCGCCCTCTGGACTCCCTTTTCTGCGATTTCAAGTCGCTGGCGACTTGAAATCGCGAGCAAAGAGGTGCAGGAGTGCAAGCTCCTGCCGGGGTGCGGGGCAGCGCCCCGCGATGGTATTCAGCGGCGAGGGTGGAGCAGGCAAACGGCATGAGCGATTCGCTGACCGGGGTGGTGGAGCGCACCACGTTCTATAACCCTGCCAACGGTTACAGCGTGGTGAAGATCACGCCAGACAAGAAGATGCCCGGTGTGGCCGCCCGCGACGGTACGGTGACGGTCGTCGGCACGCTGCCGGAACTGGCCCCGGGCGAGCCAGTCGAGTTCACCGGCTTGTGGATCGAGGACGCCAAGTACGGCAAGCAGTTCCGCGCCGAGACGTTCTCGCCCAGCCAACCGCGCAGCCTTGACGGCATCCGCCGCTACCTCGCCAGCGGCATTGTGAAAGGCATCGGCGAGGCCACCGCCGACAAGATCGTCAAGCACTTCGGCGAGGACACCATCACGATCCTCAACGCGGACCCCGACCGCCTGCGCGACGTCCACGGCCTAAAGGCCAGCCTCGCCGACAAACTGGCGAAGGCGTGGGCCGAGAACGCCGGCGTGCGCCAAACGATGATCTTTCTGCAGGACTTCGGCGTCTCGAGCAAAATGGCGAAGCGCATCTTCGACCACTACGGCGTCGCGGCCATCGAGACGGTCAAGCAGAATCCCTACGTGCTGGCCGACGAGGTGTTCGGCATCGGCTTCATCCGCGCCGATCAGCTCGCCCGCGCCATGGGCATCAAGCCGGACGCGCCGGAGCGCATCCGCGCCGGGCTGGCCTACGCGCTCAACCAGCTTTCCGGAGAGGGTCACACGTGCGCCCCGCATGACGTGCTCGTCAAGGAGGCGCTCAAGCTGCTGTCGCTGGAATCCGGCTTAGAGAACCTTGTCGAACAAGCCATCGGCGAGCAGACCTTCCGCGGCGATCTGATCAGCGAGACGTTGGACTTCAACGGCGAGCCGGTCGAGATGATTTATCTGCCGCGCTTCCACACCGCCGAGACCAAGGCAGCCAAGCGGCTGCGTGCGGTGTACAAGACGACCTCGCCGATTCAGCTCAAGCACAAGAAGACCGACTGGGACAAGCTGCTCAAGAAGCTGAGCACGCGCGACCGCATCGGCCTGAGCGACCAGCAGAAAGGCGCGGTGATCGCCGCGCTGACGTCCAAGCTCAGCGTGCTGACCGGCGGCCCCGGCACCGGCAAGACCACCACGCTCAAGATGGTGCTGGAGGCGTTGGACGAAGGCGACTTCGAGGTGGCGTTGGCATCGCCAACCGGGCGCGCCGCCAAGCGCCTGAGCGAAGCGACCGGCAGGCAGGCCTACACCGTCCACCGCCTGCTCGGGTACGGCGGCGAGGGCTTCGCCTATGACGACAGCGCGCCGCTGGAGGCCGACTTCGTGATCGTCGACGAGGCCTCGATGCTGGACGTGCAGCTGCTGTTCGCCCTGACGCGCGCGCTCAAACCCGAGGCGCATCTGCTGCTCGTGGGCGACATCGACCAGCTTCCGAGCGTCGGCCCCGGCAACGTCCTGCGAGATATGATCGAAAGCGGCCTCGCCCACGTCACGCGGCTTGAGGTGATCTTCCGGCAGGACGAAGGCAGCCACATCGTCCTGAACGCGCACCGCATCAACAACGGCGACGCGCCCTTCATGGACAACCGTTCCAACGACTTTTTCTTCTTTGTCGACACCGATGCAACCGGCGCGGCCGAGCTGCTGGTGGATGTTGTCATCAACCGTTTGCCGGCCAAGTTCGGCGTTGACCCGCTGGACACCGTGCAGGTCATCGCCCCGATGTACCGAGGTCCGGCCGGTGTCGACTCGCTCAACATGGTGCTGCAGCGGGCGCTCAACGGAAATCCGGCGCTCGCCAGCAAACGCTTCGGCGACCGCACGTATCGTACCGGCGACAAGGTCATGCAGACGCGCAACAACTACGAGAAGGACGTCTACAACGGCGACATCGGGCGCATCAGCGGGTTCGACTTCGAGGAAAGCACGATGGAGGTCGTGTTCGACGGCCGTTACGTGATCTACGAGTTCCACGAGGTCATCGAGGAACTGACGCTGGCGTACTGCATCAGCACGCACAAGAGCCAAGGCTCGGAATACCCGATCGTGGTGATGCCGGTCGTCAAGCAGCACTACATGATGCTGCAGCGCAACCTGCTGTACACGGCGATCACGCGCGCCCGGCAGGCGGTCGTGCTGGTCGGCGACAAGCAGGCCGTGTACATGGCCGTCTCCAACAGCAAAGTGACCCGCCGGTACGGGGGTCTCCTTCACTTCCTAACTGCGTAGGGACGCGTGCCGGCGCGTCATGGCCGCGGGACTAATGCCCGGTGAGAGAAATCCCGCCGCTCAGGCACCGGCCTCCGCAAATCGAACAGACTTTCGGTATAATGTGACGTGAAGCAATAGGTTCTCGGAGTAGTGTGTGAATAACAGGCCGCCGGAGCCTCCTCAGCGGGGAGGCGACAAGAAGGATCCCAAGACCACTCCGCCCCCCTCACCCTTCGGGAATGCACAGCGAATCTGGCTGGCGGTAGGGGCGTTCGTGCTGCTGCTCTTCCTGCTCATGATCGCCAACAACCGGGGCGCAGGCGGGGGAGCCGATCTGCTGACGTACAACGAACTTGCGCGGCTGATTCAACAGGGCCGCGTAACGCGCTTGGTCACCAGCGACAACGGCGAGGTCGTCGTACAGGTCGAGGGGCGCAATCAGCCGCTCCGCACGTTCAAAGAGCCGCTGATCAACCTGCGCGAGGAGATGTACGCGCTTGGCGTGACCGAGGACGAATGGCGTTCGATTGACGAAACGAGCGCCGTCCCCAGCGACAACACGTCCAGCGTGATCCTCAATCTCGCCATTGCCATCATCCCGACCCTGCTGATCGTGTGGCTGTTATGGCGCATGATGCGCTCGGTCCGCGTCGGGCAGGATCAGGCGATGAGCTTCGGCCGCAGCCGCGCACGCGTCAACCGCGACGTCGAGCGCCCGCAGGTCACGTTTGCGGACGTCGCCGGCGCGGAGGAAGCGAAGGAAGAGCTCAAGGAAGTCGTCGAGTTCCTCAAAGAGCCGGACAAGTTCATCCGCCTCGGTGCGCGCGTGCCGAAGGGCGTACTGATGGTCGGGCCGCCGGGGACGGGCAAAACGCTGATGGCGCGCGCCGTGGCCGGTGAGGCCGGCGTGCCGTTCTTCAGCATCAGCGGGTCGGAGTTCGTCGAGATGTTCGTCGGTGTCGGCGCGAGCCGCGTGCGCGACCTGTTCGACCGCGCCAAGGCCGAAGCACCCGCCATCGTGTTCGTGGACGAAATCGACGCGGTCGGCCGTCATCGCGGCGCCGGCTTGGGCGGCGGGCACGACGAGCGCGAGCAAACCCTGAACCAAATTCTGGTCGAGATGGACGGCTTCGAGACCGGCACCAACGTCATCGTGCTGGCGTCGACCAACCGGCCCGACATCCTCGATCCGGCGCTGCTGCGCCCGGGCCGTTTCGACCGCAAGGTCGTGATGGACAACCCGGACGTCAAGGGCCGCCTCGACATCCTCAAAGTGCACGCCAAAGGCAAGCCGCTGGCGCAAAGCGTCGACCTCGAGGCGATCGCCAAGATCACCCCGGGCTTCAGCGGCGCCGACCTCGAAAACCTGATCAACGAGGCCGCGATTCTGGCCGCCCGCCGCAACCTGAAGAACATCGGCATGTCCGAGCTTCAGGAAGCGATGGAGCGTGTGATCATGGGGCCGGAGCGCAAAACGCGCGTGATCAGCGAGAACGAGAAGAAGAAGATCGCCTATCACGAGGCTGGCCACGCCATCTTGCAGCACGTGCTCGAATACGCCGACCCGGTGCATAAGATCACGATTGTGCCGCGCGGGCGTGCTGGCGGGTACGTGATGAGCCTGCCCGACAGCGATACCATGCTCAAGAGCCGCGAGGAGTTCGAGGACGACATCGTGGCGGCGATGGGCGGGCGTGCCGCCGAAGAGATCGTGTTCAACCAGCTCACGACCGGCGCCAGCAACGACCTTCAACAGGCGACGCGCATCGCCCGCGCGATGGTCACCAAGTTCGGCATGAGCGAACTGCTCGGGCCGCGCAGCTACGACAGCAGCAGCGGCAACATATTCCTCGGCCGCGAGCTGAGCGAGATGCGCGAGTACAGCGAACACTACGCCGAGGAGATCGACAACGAGGTCCGCAGCATCTTGCAGCGCTGCTACGACCGCGCCAAGACGATCCTGTCCGACAGCCGCGAAAAGCTCGACACGCTGGCCGATGCGCTGATCGAGCACGAGACGCTCGACCGCAGCACGTTCGAAACGCTGATGACGAACCTATCTGGCCAGCAGGGCGCGCAGACGCCGGCGATGTTCGACACGCAGCCCCCGCAGGAGTAGCGCGGGCAAAGACACTGCACAGAACGGGCGGCCAATGGGTCGCCCGTGTGATTCTCCGCACCGGTCCATCGCTTCATTGGGGCGCTGCCCCAAACCCCGCCAGAAGGCTTACGCCCTCTGGACTCCCATTCCGCGAATTCGATGCGTATGCGCATCGAATTCGCAGTAACGGGGTCAAGGGGTGCAAACCCCTTGTGGAGGTGTGGAGGCGAAGCCGTTGCGCGGTCCTGAAAGCATGACAGCCGGCATGCCGGATCTAGGTCCAATGGCAGTGTACGCCTGTGCGCCTCACGCGTATAATCGGCCGCATTCGGAAGGGTTCTGAATAGCGCAAACAGGAGAGATTTGTCATGGCACTTGGACGCAGCAAGATTACGGTGGTCGGCGCGGGCAACGTGGGCGCCAGCGTGGCGATGTGGATCACCGAAGAAGAGCTGGGCGATGTCGTGCTGGTCGACATCATCGAAGGCGCGGCGAAGGGCAAGGCGCTCGACCTGCTCGAGGCTGGCCCGGTCAACAAGTTCGACATCCGTATCACCGGCTCGGGTGGCTACGAAGAGACTGCCAACAGCGACGTCGTGGTGATAACCGCCGGCGTGCCGCGCAAGAAGGACCCGGTCACCGGCAAGTTCCCCAGCCGCGACGAACTGGTCAAGACCAATCAGGAGATCGTCGGCAGCGTGGCCCGCGAGGTCGCCAAGTATTCGCCGAACGCGATCGTGATCGTCGTCAGCAATCCGCTCGACGCGATGTGCCACGTCGTGCTTAAGGAGACTGGCTTCCCGAGCAACCGCGTGATCGGCATGGCCGGCGCGCTGGACACCGCCCGCTACAAGACGTTCATCGCCGAGGCGCTCAGCGTCAGCGTGCGTGACGTGCACGGTATCGTGCTCGGCGGCCACGGCGACGAGATGGTTCCCCTGCCGCGCCACACCAGCATCGCCGGGATCCCTGTGCGCGAACTGCTGGCCGAGGACAAGCTGCAGGCGATCATCGAGCGCACCCGCAAGGGCGGCGGCGAGATCGTCGGCCTGCTGGGTTACAGCGGCTACTATGCCCCCGCCGCCGGCGTGGTCGAGATGGTCGCGTCGATCGTGAAGGATCAGAAGCGCATCATCCCGTCGGCCGTCCTGCTCAGCGGCCAGTACGGCTACAACGATCTGTACATCGGCGTGCCGGCAGTGCTCGGCTCGACCGGTGTCGAGAAGGTCATCGAGATGCAGCTTGACGATGCCGAAAAGGCGATGCTCGACAAGAGCGCCAAGGCCGTCGCCGACGTGGTGGGCGTCCTCGGGTACTAAGAAGCCGATTGAGAAGTAGTGTGTAGGCGTTGCCTCCACACCTCCACAAGGGGTTTGCACCCCTTGACCCCATCTCTGCGGATTGTCCTCGCACGCGAGGACAATCCGCGAGTACGGGAGGCCGGAGGGCGAAAGCCTTCCGGCAGGGTTTGGGACAGCGTCCCAACCTGAAAGCCCCTTTTCAAACTGTCTCTAAGGGCAGTGCTGAATATCGAGTGCTGAGTGCTGAGCAAAAGCGGGCACAGAGCGCCGTGAGATCACAGAGGGGCGGGCCGATGGCTCGCCCTTTGCGTTGTATGGCGCAGATTCCGGACGCGATATATCGCGTCCACACCGCGGCGGTTTGCGGGGTATGCGCGGCGAGCAAGACACGCGCCGAAATCCGAAAGCCCCTCTCCACGGGAGAGGGGTTGGGGTGAGGTTTCGGTGGAGAGGGGTTGGGGCTGAGGGTCGGGCGGCTCGCCCCTACAGCCTCCCGACGCACGCGGTAGAATAGGGTAATGTGTCGTTTTCTCCCCTGCGCCCCTCGTGGGAGGGGGCCGGGGGGTGAGGGAGTCTCATGCGCAGTCCATTACGCGCCATCCTTGACCGTCAACCTGTCGTCGTGCTGGACGGCGCGCTGGCGACCGAGCTTGAAGCGCGCGGGTGCGACCTGCACGATCCGCTGTGGTCGGCGCGGGTGCTGATCGAACAGCCCGAGCTGATCCGGCAGGTGCACGCCGACTACTACGCCGCCGGCGCGGACGTCGCCACGACCGCCAGCTATCAGGCGACGTTCGAGGGGTTCGCGCGGCGCGGATTCTCCGAGTCGCAGGCGGCCGACCTGATGCGCCTCTCGGTGGCGCTGGCGATCGAAGCGCGCGATGCCTTCTGGGCCGATCCGGCCAACCGGGCGAATCGCGTGCGCCCGTTGGTGGCCGCGTCGGTCGGGCCGTACGGCGCATTCTTGGCCGATGGCAGCGAGTATCGCGGCGACTACGCGCTGGACGAGGACGGGCTGGTCGCGTTCCACCGCGCGCGGTTCGGCGTACTGGCGGGGTCCGGCGCCGACCTGCTGGCCTGCGAGACGATCCCGTGCCTGAGCGAGGCACGCGCCCTGCTGCGCCTGCTGGACGCGCATCCGGGCACGTGGGCGTGGATCAGCTTCTCGTGCACGGACGGCGCGCATCTGAGCAGCGGCGAGTCGTTCTCGGAGGCCGCGGCGCTCGTCGGAACGCATCCGCAGGTGGCCGCGGTCGGCGTCAACTGCACGGCCCCGCGCTTCATCCTCGATCTGATCCGCGCCGCGCGCGCCGCAACCAGCATACCGGTTGCCGTGTATCCCAACAGCGGCGAGGATTACGACCCGGTCACCAAGACGTGGCAGGGCGAGCGCGCCTGCGACGCCTTTGCCGACGATGCGCGCAGCTGGTTCGATGCCGGTGCCCGCGTGATCGGCGGGTGCTGCCGCACGACACCGGCGCACATCCGGGCGGTCACGGACGAGATCATGCGTTTCCAGTCCCGCTGAGCCGGTTGGCACACTTCGGACCTACGCGCTGCCCGGGTAAGCCACGCTATACTCCACGCGGACAGATCCAATACCGGAAGGTGCGTGCATGATTCACCATCTGCAACCCGAGCGCAGGACGCTTCACGGGCACTTCTCGCGCGATCTTGCCCCGGTGCTGACGATCTCATCCGGGGATACGGTCGTGTGTTCGACGCTGGACGCAGGCTGGGGGATGGAACCGTTCGCCGGGGGCGCGTATACCCCGCGCAAAGAGTTCGAAGGGCGCAGCGCGCCGCTGGATGACGGCCACGCGTTGATCGGGCCGATCGAAATCCGCGAGGCACAGCCCGGCATGACGCTCGAAGTGTACGTCGACGCGCATGTGCCCGGGCCGGGCGGCTCATGCCTTGCCGAGGGCTGGCTCACTGTCTTCAACGAGCAATACGGCCTGCTCGATCGGGGATCGTCCACGCATGGACGCTGGACAACGAGCGCAGGGTCGGGCGCAATCAGCACGGGCACACGGTCGCGCTGCGTCCGTTCATGGGCGTGATGGGGATGCCGCCTGCCGAGCACGGATCTTTCCGACCGCTCCGCGCGCGCCACGGCGGCAACATGGACTGCCGCGATTTGGTCGCCGGCAGCCGGCTGCCTACCGATCGCCGTCCCCGGCGGACTGTTCTCGGTCGGTGACGGGCATGCGGCGCAGGGGCACGGCGAGATTAGCGGGACGGCCATCGAGTGCCCGATGGATCGCGTCGAATTGACGTTCCGCGTGCACGACGACTTTCCGATCGAAGCGCCGGTCGCCAGAACGCCGGACGCCTGGATTGCCATGGGCTTGACGCGGATCTGGAGAATGCGACGTTCGCGGCCATTGACTCAATGCTCGGGCTGATGGAGTCGAATTTCGGCATCAGCCGCCGCGACGCGCTGGCGCTGGCGTCCGTGGTCGTCGACCTGCACGTCACCCAGATCGTCAACGGCGTGTGCGGCGTCCATGCCGCCCTGCCGATCGGGTCGATTGGCGGTATGTGGTAGACCGCTGTACGGAGGGTCGAAGGTGCTTGAGAAGCCGGACATCGACGACGCGCTGATCGTCGCCTGCCTGCACGACGCATGGGAGTAGACGCGCGCACGCTCGATTTCTTGCCTATCGGCGCGCACGCCAACACGGCGGGCTACCGCGCAGAGACAACCGACAGTCCGTTGTTCGTCAAGCTGCGGCGCGGCGATTTCAACGCGGCGACCGTGACCGTCCCCAAGGCGCTGCATGACGCCGGCGTGACGCACGTCATCGCCCCCCATCGCGAACCGGCACGGGCGCTGTCGTCGCCCGTGGTGGACGGGCAGCTCGCCGTGTTTCCGTTTGTCGACGGCGCGGACGGCTGGGAGCGCGTGCTGATCGCCACCGATTGGATCGCGTTCGGGCGCGCGCTCAAGCACTTCCCACGGCACCCCTTCCCGCACACGTGACCGCGCAGATCCCGCACGACACATTCGATCCTGTATGGCGGGACAAGGTCGCCGCGCTGCTGAACGCGCTCGACTGGTGGCCGTTGGACGATCCGGTGACGTACGGGTTGGCCGACCTGCTGCGCGAGCGCCAGCCGCAGATCGAGGCGCTTATCAGCCACGCGCGTGTATTGGCGGGACATCTGCGTTCGCATCCGCTGCCGTTGATCGTCTGTCACGGCGATATCCACGTCGGCAACGTCTTGATCACGCCCGACGGCACGCTGTACCTCGTGGACTGGGACACGCTGATCCGCGCGCCAAAGGAACGCGACCTGATGTTCGTCGGCGCGGGCTTGGGCAGCAGCGATCCGATCGGGCCGGATGAGCAGGCGGCGTTGTTCTACGAGGGTTACGGCTCGACGGACGTCGATACTTCGGCGCTGGCGTACTACCGCTGCGAACGGATCGTCGAGGACATTGCCGCGTACTGCGAGCAGATCCTGCTCACGCTGCCGGATAATGCCGACCGTGCCAATGGTCTCGCCCAGCTTGCGGGTCAGTTCACGCCGGAAGTGTCGTGGACATCGCGCTGGCGACGGCCGAACGGGCCGCCGGTATGCGGATGATTTGAGTGAGGGGCGATGTCACGGGGTGAAGCAGCAGCCAACCTGTTGGTGACGGTGGTCGCGATGACGCCGCTGATGCTGCTGGCGTGGCGGGTAATTCCGCCGGTCGCCGCTGCCGCCCGGTCACGGCCCGGCGCGGTATCGGGCGCTGCGTATCCGGATCGGCGCCGGTGCGCTGATCGCGGTTGGCTTGGGCCTGATGCTTTGGTTCGGCCTGCAGTTGCTTGCCGCGCGCGAATGATCGTGCCGCTGAGGGGCGGGTAGGATCGATGTCGCGTTGTCTAAGCCACGGTTCGGAAGTCGAGGGCGTTGGTCTCCCATTTCGCAGCCTTGAACGAGCGATAGACCTGCAAGATGGTAGACCAAATCTTTCAGCGTACGAACACCGGCGTAGCCATATTGGTGAGGTGTTTCACACCCCGACGTACGGCTGTACCACGAACCAGATACCGACGACGACGAGGAACGCGCCATAGAGCTGCTTCATGCGCGCGGCCGACAGACCGATCGCGATACGTGCTCCGCCTAACGCCCCGACCGCCAACCCGACCGCGACCGGCACCGCGACCAGCACGTCCAACGTCCCCGCAGCGGCATAGCGCAGCACACCCGGCAGGCCGACCGGCAGCAGCAGCGCGCCGAGCGACGACCCGACCGCGCGCTTGTGCGGAAAGCCGAAGAATCCGACCAGTGCCGGCACGATCACAATGCCGCCGCCGATCCCGAACATGCCGGACAGGACGCCTGCGCCCAACCCGAGCGCGAACAGCCCCCACCACGGCGTGCTGGACGTGTCGGCGTCGTCGCTGACCGGCGCGGCAGGCTTGCCCCGGCTGAACACACCGAGAAAGCGCAGGCCCATAATGACCACGAACACGCCGTACGCCTGTTTGAACAGCGTGGCCGGCAGCGCCAGCGTGATCTCCGCGCCGATGATGGTCGTCAACACAAGCCCGACTGCCACCCACGCCGACGCGCGAATGTCGAGTAGTCCCTTGCGCCGGTACTCCAGCACAGCGAAGATGCCGACCGGCAGCAGCAGCGCCGCCAGCGACGTCGCGACGGCGGTCTTGGCGTCGAACGCGAGCAGCAGCGTTAACGCCGGGACGATGACGATGCCGCCGCCGATCCCGAACAATCCGCTGAACACCCCCGCGCCCAGCCCGAGCACGAGCAGCAGTAAGAAATTATCCATCTGATTGACCTAACGAGACCGATATACCCGGCCCAGTGTACCCAACTCCGCCGCACCGGGGGATCGCAATGGTTCACGGATACGGCATGCCAGACGTCACGTTGAGTTTTCAGAAATTAGGTATCCATCGTCAGTGATCAGGCGCCGAAGGTTGCGTAGGGGCGCAGCATGCTGCGCCCGTTTCGTCCGCCCGCCTCAATCTGGCCCATTCATCAAGGCCGCCATACACGCGCCACGCCGTCCAGAATAAGGTCAGTCCGTCCCGACAGCGCCGGGGCGTCCAATGTCAGAACCGGCACGCCGATGCGTTCGAGGATCCGAAGTAGATGTGCTGGCACCGGGGCAAACTGATCCCGGTCTGCTGCGATCACTGCCGCGATATCCGCGCCGGCGTTGGCAAGCCAGCGGCCCGCGACCAGCGCCCCGCCGCCATTTCCCCCTTTTCCAGCCAGCACGACAACCCGTTTGCCCAGCGGATTGCCGTGCAAGTACTTATCGCGCGCGACTTCGTGCAGGCTGCGCCCGGCATGTTCCATCATCTGGATCAGATCGATGCCGTACACCTCAATCATGAGACGGTCGACCTCGCGCATTTGCGCGGCGGTAACCGCCGGAATCTCCACACGCGATAACGGAATCATTGACCGTCGCTTCCCGGATTGAGTGACTCGCGCTGCTTCGATGGACACACCACCGTGCCGTACGAACAGAAGACACAGCAGTCGCCCGCCAAGGGTCGAAATACGCTGTTGCAGTGCGGGCACTGATACATGAACTGGCAGGTGTCTTCCGGCATGGTCTCGGTGGTGGATAATCCGCACACCGGACAGATGATCGTAGATGTGAGAACGATATCCATGTTTTACCACTTCCATTCTGAGTGCATGTTCAGTATAGCGAGCGCAATGTCGCTTGAATGTCGGCATTCCGACAGACATGCACAAACAAGCACGGTATGACCTTACCCCAGTTTAGCGGACGGAGAAAATGTCCGTTAGACTGAGCGTAAGGAGAGGACGATGGGACGCTACAAGAAGTACACCGAGGAGTTCAAGCGGGACGTATTGGCGATGGTGGCGGAGAAGACGCGGACGATCGCGCAGATCGAACGCGACCTGGATCTGACGCCGGGGCTGATCTACAAGTGGCAGCGCTACCGGGTGCAGGACGAGCGGCTGGAACTGAGCGAAGCGCGGGCGGAGCAAGCGGAGCTGCGACGGTTGAAGCGCGAGCTGGAGATCGTCAAGCAGGAGCGGGATATCCTAAAAAAAGCCATCCAGGTGTTCTCGCGGGGGGAGTTGTGAGCCGCTACCGGTTCATCGCCGAGGAGCGGGCGGTGTATCCGGTGCGTCGGATGTGTGCGGTGCTGAAGGTGTCGGTGAGCGGGTTCTACGACTGGCTGAAACGCACGCCCAGCCGTCGCGCGCAAGCCAATCACGGGTTGAGCGCACGGATCCGAGCGGTCCATGAGGCGAGCCGCCAGACCTATGGCACACTGCGCGTTCAGGCGGAACTGCGGGCACACGGTGAGCGGGTGGGCAAGCACCGGATTGCGCGGCTGATGCGCCAGATGGGCTTACAGACCAAAGGGCGGCGGCGCTTCAAGACGACCACTCAGCGCGATGCGACACACCGCCGCGCTCCGAACCTGCTGGCGGGCGATTTCACGGCCAAGCAGTCGAACGAAAAGTGGCTGTCGGATATCACCTACATCGCAACCCGCGAGGGATGGCTGTATCTGGCAGGCATTCAAGATGTGTTTTCACGGCGCATTGTGGGGTGGGCGATGAGTGACCGCCCGACCAAAACACTGGTCTGTGACGCGTGGAGGCTGGCGGTGGGGCGGCGTGGTGCACCGCGCTTGCACCATTCCGACCAGGGCAGTCAATACACCAGCGACGACTACCTGAGTCTGTTGGAGAACGA
It encodes the following:
- a CDS encoding IS3 family transposase, translated to MSRYRFIAEERAVYPVRRMCAVLKVSVSGFYDWLKRTPSRRAQANHGLSARIRAVHEASRQTYGTLRVQAELRAHGERVGKHRIARLMRQMGLQTKGRRRFKTTTQRDATHRRAPNLLAGDFTAKQSNEKWLSDITYIATREGWLYLAGIQDVFSRRIVGWAMSDRPTKTLVCDAWRLAVGRRGAPRLHHSDQGSQYTSDDYLSLLENDQVTSA